Below is a window of Ischnura elegans chromosome 1, ioIscEleg1.1, whole genome shotgun sequence DNA.
TGCTGCTCTTCTATTAGCCATGGTCTTCACTCTCACTGCCACAACTGACCTCGAGACTGCAGAGCAATACTATGGCCACCACCATCATCACGGAGGGCCAGGGTACCACCATCACCACCATGGGGGCGGAGGCTACCATCACCATGGAGGGGGCCATTACCATgggcaccaccaccaccaccatggCTATTATGGATGATAAGGACCAGCCCCAGGAAGATCTCAAGCAGGGGAGACCTAGTCTTTGCTCAAGAGGACGGTCCTCCGCCAATTTATCTCCAGGACACTCTGAACCAAGTCTACAAATGTTCAAGTCTCTCCTACTTCCCAATCCGTTTCCAATCACCCTTGAGACCAGTTAAATCATGAATAGAAGCTAAGACTAACCACCTATGCCTCCCTCTCTAACTACactcaataaaataatatcacaCACATTGTTTgctcttgttttttttccctcaatagacctctggacaaaattttaatttgccttcaaatatgttctaaaaaatcaataaggataaatatatatgtaaaacgtttattatatgtaataattttccatggaatgttttttaatcgcaagaaaaggaagcttttctcatcagcagacactcccacctcaatacgtatttccattggctgacggaaatatgacgtcagctcatgcaaccatgcggcggtcccatgaaattcatgggggttcggcGGATTTGCAAGGAGATCTTCATcacggatcggcacttcgttagcgtttcactttgagaagtgaacataatatcgccgtgacgtgcttttccgaagagtgaaaaagttactagggatattattttgcttccgtgggcatcatggatcctgcgtttcgataagggagacgcgagaaacttgcctaaattttcaactgcctcaatgtttacattcataggTATAAATAGTAACTACTGAATtaatagtaactacataaattctgagacccggggagtgaagatggctagTTGAGTATATCACCACgagtggaaattgattttcttagggtattagttgatgCTAACATTTCTAAATCCTTTTATTCACATAGAGTCagacgagaagaatacggcgatgatgctataAAGTTTTGTGGTTaagagtgataaaaatgaatgcatcgtccgTGATCGTATTCGTAGGTTCGGCGTAGAAAAACTATGTTTttgaagcccgtcttttggaggagagcggcgaaagcgaagttgtgactctttcgtgtaaggattgcatagccAGTTTGGGTACGTAAGACTTTACTCTAAGTGGTAttctatcttttttatttggcattttaaggaaaactaaatttcccgttatttatttgtgtagaaccacctgatgaaatttttaagcggtgaaatctccgatttaatagacctaacaattagtatttcctgaagtgtggaaaatataatatggaacttcttcgaagtagcccacttgctcaaaatttcacttttaagtaacttaatgggataaaaaattcccctttttctgttgctgttccttacattctttacctacagcaaaaatataggagataaaactatccgcttattatcattacatttgttacctattcccgttattttaatgtagttattcatttggttttgtaagcatatattcgagttactctaacattgtccagtctttccctagtttcaagaaagaattacttcagttaattatattagagttttcgtagtaagtaccaataaatcaagagactgaaattcgtcggcactttttcatccgaacagttcgtcgttcaccgtcttggggaaccgtgtgaaaatacttatttgaggcatttccactagtattactgcacataggcacaatgcacaatagctgcgcttcgacaaatcgacgaaatacgtacgacaacagaaacggcgtaatatccacaaaatcactaattctttacctcctctacagtaatgcgcacggacgcgaacaacactattgcatgagccgacgtcattcaagatggcagtggtgcgaattacgttcttcttgcatggcaagtaacagctatttaaaatgctcgaaataaaaaaatgcaagattatacggccaaagtgttacgccacttagattaatatttacacgtacttttcagaaaggtctttaccttgataggtgtccagaggtctattccATGAGTAAACACATTCTCTTCCCACAAAATATCCGTTATTTTCTCACAATTTCAAGGAAAGACGCATCCTTGACTGTGAAGCTCAAAAGTACTCTGAGAGACAGAAAATACCCAAAAATTATTGCATCTAAACTGTTATCCCACAAATGGGACCTATaaatccattttatgttttgGGGAAAGCAGGGCAAAATGACAATTTGCAACAATTTTCTGTTGAGTTGAGAGCTTTTTTGGAGGCATTGGGCTGCAGACAGACCCCTGGATGGCACAAACCCCAATGTTCACATGTAACCACATGCTTACGCTCAATGCAATACGTCAGTGGTTAGAGACTAGTCTTTTGAACACCTACAAATCTCAAAGAAGGACCCAGTGAGGACAAGTTAGTTCAAAGATAATGTGTTCATGaaagtgagaaaaaatgtgtGTGCTAATTACTAATGCATCCAtgcatttctttttaattgatcACCTCTTGCCCACTCAAATTATATTGAAACTAAATCACTTTCCTATAATAGTATCAAATGTAGATATTCAAGGCAGCACATTTGTACTAGTGATACCCGAATGAAGTATAAGAAATGATGCTGGGATGATACAAAAACATAAGTGTAACACAACtatcaataaatgtaattttaatattcatcaaCAGAAGAAAGCTACTACTCCCAATACATCATAAGTGTCTAAAAATCAAAGATCAAAATGAATCATACGTGATCAAGGAAATGGacactttcaaatttgaaaacaatGGTACTTGAGAACTCCACTCGAATGGCTCATGAAAATTGTGCAGAAGTAACTATCATAAAAACAATggtaattaaaactaaaagtgCTGCACTCATGAGCCCAATCCAATAAAAGCAGATGAGGAAAGCATCCCATGTCCAAGTACAAAAAAATATGGCACAACTGCAATGCAATTGGAAATAACCCTTTCAAGACTTGGAACAAAACTCAGCAGTAAGCAATGCTCCTTCTTTGTACTTTCATTCTtagtttcctttcatttttaacCATGGTGGACAACTGCTGCTGATGAATCTGAAAACAGTGTGCGTTCTGGTCACGGCTCAATTATTCAATTGTCTATCTCGCAAATGAGGGCTGCTCTCCGTTTGATCCAATACTCAGGAGACTCCTTGCATCTCATGTTCAGGGACACAATGTAATTACTCCAGTTTATTGAAAAGCCCGTTAATTTACCTCGGTCTGAACTAATGTATAGGGGGCAGGAGTAATATTCAGAGAGAGTGGCATCTTCACCGAGGAGAACAGGCACGATAGTCAACTCAGGCATTTCATAATGGGGAAACCCTGGTTTTGCCTCAGCAATACAATTCCTGCAACCAGAAGTAAAAGAATATATGAGCAAGATGTTCATTCCTTAGACACGCATTATAGTATAACATTTTAATCTAAGAGAAATGAGAAACATGAACAAACAAGAAGGGTAGCTAAGCATTACTACATACGTGGccctcaaataaaaatttctaaaggAGAGGAAGATACAAACAACTGCATTAAGCATTAAGCTACATGCATCCCCAGCATATTCAACACCAATAGAGCAAAATTCCTCAGCATCAGCAATTCCAGTCCACTGCCTTTGACGTGTCTTCCAAGTTGATGAATTTCGAGTCAGCTAAAGCTTTGACGACAATCATAGCTCATGGAGCCACATTTGCGCCTATAATGGTTCAGGTTGATTTTCATTCAAAGTCCTCCTCAGCTCATTAGGAATGCTGACGCGTAAGTTGGCTGCTTTTTTTCTCATCTACTGAGCAGTGGAGAAGTGCGGGGGTAATCTGAGAGACTGAGAATACCTACAAGGACTTTTCAGCAAAATTACCCCGTTAGTAAGCTTAACCATCCATTTAAGTTTCCAAGAATGCAGgccataaaatgattttatatttcgttTTATATCCTCTTTGGGCAGAGAGTAATGTGGCTGTCAGTAATTCTTCTGTGAAAAGCTGCATGTGGActcattattgtaaaataattaagaTGTAGCTGGAAGTGGTGAAGTGTAAAGATAAGGTGTAGGAATTGAATACTAACTTGAGAGAGGAGCTACTTTCTCCTGAAACGGAGTTCCTGGAGTACTGGAGGGGTAACATCAGGCATATGACATTTAATACCATCAGAAATGAATTTCTTTgcgtatgaaaaatgaaaaagaagaatcttTGTGCTTCCACATGAaacatttattcacacatttacacgaccattgtttcaacgtaagacgtcatcgccaggtgaactctacagaggtccatcacatcaatttataccaggCCATCAATAAATagtgtagagttcacctgatgatgacgtcttatatacgttgaaaccatggtcgtgtaaatgtgtgaataaatatttcacgtgtaagcacaaagtttcttctttttcatttttcataatgaattgctttcacaaagttacgcctcaaaccatcgaTTGCATTTCTTTACATTCCTGCCGCAACTATTTCATCAGAAGGATTAGTGTGTAATCAAAAACGTAGCAAGTTGGACTTAAAGCGAGTCAGAATGTTACtgtctttaaataaaaatttggaagtgCATTAACAAGCAGACTAATGTAAGATGATGTTGAGAAAAAGTTTGGATCAGTATTGAACCGATGACTTCCTTGTCATTCCAGCCctcattaaaaaacaaattttaacaattacgCCTAAATAAAATGATTATCAGGTCTAGGTTTCTCCTATTTATCAAGTAAACACCTTGCtacttatttcctatttttcaagTAAACACCTTGCTACTCAAACTGCTCATGAAGCATTCCTTCCTAGACATACATACATTTTCAAAACTTTGTGGACATGGATTTGAGATTCAAATCCTGAAAGACTTCATTTTTGATTCGGATTAGAGACAATTGTGAATTCTGTCcattccatatttttaaaaatttcattgaattccattgaaaattgtaTATGTTGGAGGAATATGATAGATTTTAcgtcattttcattcaaaaattacaCAGAGAACTCACTgctaaaatattccaaaataaagGACACCTTGGCAACAAAAATGACCATGAAGCTATAAAGCTTGATGGGTCTAAACGACTCATGTGGGCCCTTCTATGTAGTCTGAAACTCCTCCTACAGTGCCGAAAAACCAAGGAGAGACCAGTACCTTAAATCCTTTTGACTGTCAGCAAATAACCCAGGGGTCCAGAAGAGGAaggcagagaaataaataaaacttactcAAGGCTTATGATTCAGTTTCGCTGTctgtaaagagagagagaaataccaACACTTACAGGGATTCATCCCAACTGGCACCTCCCATGAAGAGGCCATATATACGCAGGAGAGGGCTTTCTTCATCGGCATTCGGAGTGACCACCAACTGCACATCGCTAACTGGTACGTTAGCATCAAATGAGTAACTGTGGGAGAAGCCTGTGAGCAATGCCTTGGGATTGAAGAATCCGGAGAGCCAGAAATGAGAGGGCTGCCCATTATCAATCCACTCCTGGAAGACAAACGGAAATGTTTTTATTCACTCTGTACACATTGCAGCACCAATTCCACACTGAATTTCATGTCTCAGAAGAGAATATTAATATTGTAAAACCAGAGATTTTAGAAATATAACCAAGGAACAACCTTTGGCATTCgtcaattaaaatttctctgatatGGCCCACAGGAAAATATTTGCAGCATTGTTTTAGTATGTCCTACGTACCACTAAATGTAACAAGATGGAATAAATGAACTCTGCCAAACAGATAGCTTCAGATTTACAATGCCAAAAGACAGCATTTGTGAATGAAtcttttgtgataaaaaattgatttgcCAAGGTGAACTTGCCAGGATTCTAATTTGAACGAGGTTTACCATGTCCTTTCAGTGAAAAGGATACTTTTATCTCACTTCTTTATGagtcaaaatgaaaaatggattGAATTCAGCTATATTTCCACATGAAGTTAGGGATCACAATGGAATGAGCAAAAACAGCCACATTACACTTAGATATGTACACCTTTCAAAATTTTAGGATTCATATAAAAATAACCTGTGACTAAGATTCtacaaaatgtgaaatttttctttcttaacttCTACTCGTTTAAGTTTGAATACAGGTGAGATTCCCCTCTCATTCAATCACTGCACTCTGGACCTCTAAGAAAATAGAGGGACAAGAATGAACTCCAAAAAGCATCTCTTCTATCATATGACTACGACAAGTCCTTCacataaatgtaattaatttttccactgcttaacatttaaaaaatattttttttaaactgctgcAGGGTATTTTGCCCACGACTTACCTGAAAAAACTTGACGCgctctttcaaatttttcacaTAGCTCCCCAAATGCCTCGAACTGGGGAATGAGACAGTCATCCATTCGTCAGGCACTTTTCCCTGCAGGAGGGCTGAGCCTATTTTTTCCAAGTCAGGAGTCAAGAGATCAAAGCCATGTATTCGGTCCCTCAACATCTCAAGGGTAACACGAATGGTGGTAATTAGTTTATTGAATAGCGTTAATTCATGCTCCAGTACAGAGTCTATCCAAGTGGCATCAGCTGGTTGGTTTTCATCGACCTCTTGATTGATCTCTAAGTTTTCAGGAACCTGTGAATGCCCATCCTTTGTTAGTTCCGTGAATTTCAAGAAGAAAGGTGAGATATCCAACAGCCATCATTAATATACTCTGAGATAACTTATAATGCCCTCTAATAATATCCAAGCAAAAATATGTCTCACGTGCAGCCCGATGAAAAGTCACTatgtacgagggttgtaccaaaagtaaggttcccaattaGCTACGATGTACAGGGAAGGTCCTAGGCTAAATCCAATTACAGTGCTGTGTGCAAAGGTTCCCCTCCTCTCGAGCCCACCCGTCTGCGATTCACTACTTCACTCGGtgttggcttagcaaccgtcaacaatggaAGATTGGAGGGTCACTCTCCATGAACTTGTAGAACGGATTCCTGAAGCTTCCCAAGGcgcaattgaaagaactttaacggAAACGTTGGGTTATCCAAAGGTGTGTGCTCACTGGGTTCCCtggatgctgactgacggacacaaGGAGCAACGCCTTGACTGTGCTCTCAAATTTCTTCAGCAGTGTGAGGGGggaggcaacaaggagaagttgttggacTCGATCGTCACGGGAGATGAAACATGGGTGTTTCGTTACACCCCCGAAATAAAACAGCAATCTCGACAGTGGCATCACTCCGGTTCACCGCCACCAAAGAAATTCAAACAGACGCAGTCGGCAGGAAAGGCTATGGCAACTGTGTCACTGTGTTTTGGGATAAAAAGGGGGAACTCCTCCTCGATTTCATGCAACCAAGGGCGACAATAAACTCTAAAAGATACTGTGGATCATTGAATAAACTCCGGTGAGCTATCCAGAATCACTGTAGAGGATAAcatatcacagcgattaaattcaatgtaaataccACTTGACActctattttattctcaatcctattttacatccacttcaagatggctctcttcTTAACaattcattgtttttcttttatcaccacagcatcgtctcaaacaaagaaataaaagaaatcaaaataaaaacaaacatgctcacaaataaaaaaaacaaacaacaaatgaacttaaaaacagaaaataaactaaacatatacaaaagtgatattggtcaagACACATGCATCAAGGAGGACTGACGGAGGGAGTAGTGCTTCTTCACGACAACGCTCGACCACACGCCGCTCATCAAACTCAAAGAGCTTTTGGAGAAATTCAGGTGGACTGTTATGCCCCATCCCCCGTACAGCCCGGACTTAGCCCCTAGCGATTATCTCCTCTCCCCCAAGCTAAAGGAACTCTAAGGTGGCAAACACTTCAAGAGCGAAGATGAAGACCAGAcagaggtcacacacttcctcaatGGGATGACGGGAGACTACTTAAACTTAGGGATACAAAAGCTGGAGCACTGTCTTCGAAAGTgtctcgaaaaaaatggagactacattgaaaaataggcaaaagtgtaagcttttcaacgagataaaaatttataacaattaatatttttttttaatttgcaaaaaatatcggaaccttacttttggtacaaccctcctATTAGAACTTCATTATTCCCCAAGTACAAGATTGAAAACTTCACAATCTACGGCAAGCATAGATATGGATAAAGTGTGACAGGCAGATATCTCATCTGAAAATTCACCCACCTCCAAGGTAATGCTCTCGACGAGGTCCAGAAGAGAGCCACTGAACCTTTCATGCTCGTGAGGGTCTGGTTTCAAAAGAGCAAGGGCTAGTTTGGAGCAAACAACCTTGGATTCCCGCTTCACACGCAACACATCAGCATTTTCATGGAGCCCAAAAGTCTCTGGTCCAAAGGTGTCCGGCAAATTCTTTTTCGAGGTCAAGGAAAAATATGAGTCACATTGGTGGacaacatacatacatatttcttatcaTCAAGTCATGTAAGGAATTAAATAACTGGATCCTGATCCTCTCTTTGTATTCACTGTCTCACTACAATGCTCGCCCTActtatgaaccattttgtttCAATTCTCTCGTAgaggttatgcaacagaatttcagccgtggaaactTTTTAGGCAAAATATCATAGGTACATAGCGTGAATCAATgggaggaatctcagcgtcgtaggataataaccacgatAGTAACTAcatcgcagatttcagaaaactaCCCTCGGCCctcatcagcccgtgcctctgatgtttttatttttcatttccaagatTACACaaaccataaatcattgtcttcatAGGAAAATATCACGTTACAtgagaacaattgaagcgtgtttcacccctaccccgtctcaccaactgaccttttccagcctacctgcttcaattctccgtttctggaggaaaaatgctaggtgagtgactttttgggcccgaagatgtctcgatagcttcggCAATTCGATGATAtgcacaagatttaaaaaagaaagagacCAAATGCGACACATTTCTgacaatattttagtttttttcagctctaattgattgccactaagttttatatttacaaatacactattactaatattcaacattgccgaaacagcacaatttcacaaaatagcaagatctgacatgtttgtccttgactccctcattcgtagtctcgttgcttgaaagacggagggatcgcgttCCTTCCCCTCCGcctctcctttacgtgcttctgctaCCCACTCCTTCCTCTCAAGATCGCACAGCGGTTGTCTTGTTCTGTTCCCGCACCTCTTCGCACATGAAGTCAATGTTGTTGAataacaaagtccgcggtagccgaacatgCAGTGCTTGGCCACaccatcgacctcaaggaagccaaaatccttgccaaagttaaaggttttaaacagagactggtgagagaagccattgaaatatccaaagaagaaaagaataatttcaacggagacaccggcattaaaatcagccgtacttggcaacccgtagtgagaaaaaacaagcagcaacccactcccccaacctccggctcccctccccccaccacctgacacagatacctatataaaagatcattaattctcatctcttcataatcccttaaAAAAGTgatcagcatcggtcgggaaacattggggccaccgaagaattgatgcggcgacatagcccaaaagtttctaATCATAATTGTAAATTATGTTGCAGATTGTGCAgtagcaatttaatttaattatatattgataaaaatgtatttcatagtgtggcaacatttttattgagataaggagagctCAACTTACGCTATGAGCGTGGACTGTGGCATGAAACTATTGCCAGGAAGTGCAAAATTCATCTCTCCAGTACTGAAGCATTTGCAGGTAAACACAAGTCAGCATGCaatgagaaagtgaaaacatttggGGGAAACATtcgtatgaaaattttaatactgttaaataacttgaaagcttataaaaatgatttttaatcggttacaatattaaaatgtgtatgaaaatctaaatagcattcctttgtcCGCACATACCCAGAAGAAACttcaataattactttgttttataacaggcaatcaaaaatacatttggatccgaaaatatccgaagttCCGTCACATGAAATTAAGTATCCAATCCAGATcaaaaaaaaaaatcctgaatctgtCCATCcccattatttacattatttgttTAAAGAAATCAGTTGATATCTTTTGAGATTTTCTTGTGGTACTATTAATATATCTTTTGATCTCAATTCTCTTATTAAAAATAGATTGTTACTGTTACAAAATGACTGTACAACAGCATATCTCGATTCACTGCATTCGAAAATGCAACAATGTAAACttctgaaattttcttcaaaaaaatatccCAGGATAGGCCTGTCTTTCTCTCTTCACTTCTGTTTAAGTGTGTGATAGGAATTGATATACTCATGAAGAATGCGTTCCATTCACGTCAACGTTAactaaaatgtaaacaaatcTGAAGTTGAGTGTGACATAAGTTTCCTGTATTTCCATATTGAATCGGAGAGTGTGCAAACATTTCCCCATCTGAAGTTGGCCAAAAAATCTCTGACTAATAGAGGTTCCTAGAGTCTCACTCATAGAGGCTTTCAAAGGTAAAAATGATGGGACCTGTCAAAGAGTCTCATCTCACTTATCCAGTTCTTGCTTAAATAGAAGTTTGACCAAATATATccatattttattcatcacataTTCATGTATTCAACTTACATAAAGAGACAAATTACTATTAAACATCTgtgttttcaaatgaaaacattgCCATCGTGGCTAAATTGTCTTCTTTTAGATTTGTTCCCCTTATAACTGAGTGATATAGCGGGAAAGAAATCTTTTTGAGTCCGCATTGTACAAGAGGTCCAAATTGCTTCCAGGCACTTAAAAGCAAATGATGTCTCA
It encodes the following:
- the LOC124156106 gene encoding histidine-rich glycoprotein-like; the protein is MASPRVSIIIAALLLAMVFTLTATTDLETAEQYYGHHHHHGGPGYHHHHHGGGGYHHHGGGHYHGHHHHHHGYYG